The Methanobacterium lacus genome includes a region encoding these proteins:
- a CDS encoding TIR domain-containing protein yields MMEEESETYSLFISQLDETTYEYDRLIGKLSSVEDFKFEDHSVPGKTSKEELEDQMKDVDVVVILSGLYSTDKSLIEREIDVAKTLQKPIIMVRPYGMENVPGKIEEVANEVIGWNAGCIIESITETLEEEEDF; encoded by the coding sequence ATGATGGAAGAGGAATCAGAGACTTACAGTTTGTTCATAAGCCAACTCGACGAAACAACCTACGAATATGACAGGTTAATAGGAAAACTGAGCTCAGTTGAGGATTTTAAATTTGAAGATCATTCAGTTCCAGGGAAAACTTCAAAGGAAGAACTTGAAGATCAGATGAAGGATGTTGATGTGGTGGTTATTTTATCCGGCCTTTATTCAACGGATAAAAGTCTCATAGAACGGGAAATAGATGTTGCAAAGACACTTCAAAAACCCATCATAATGGTAAGACCCTACGGAATGGAGAATGTTCCAGGAAAAATCGAAGAAGTTGCAAATGAAGTTATTGGATGGAACGCAGGTTGTATAATCGAATCCATTACCGAAACCCTTGAAGAAGAGGAAGATTTTTAA
- a CDS encoding AAA family ATPase, with protein sequence MNTHDLSMEELEEKLIENNYIPDKNTLITVYLAFKLKKPLIVEGPPGVGKTELSKAISRSFNMDFFRVQCYEGITFEQIVGEWNYQKQLLHLEMNRIKEIKETDLDVFHEEFFIKRPLLQGFINPDPSIILIDEIDKADEEVESFLLQALGESQITVNDLGTFELNNDLMVIMTSNSQRQLLDETKDRCLFLYIDYPTPEREMEIVKATLPDASQKLIESVVKRINELRNMNLVKKPSIRATIDWVKTLMNFNETELNQENFKDTVTVVLKSEDDKKKVMKKY encoded by the coding sequence ATGAATACCCATGATCTCAGCATGGAAGAACTTGAAGAAAAACTCATTGAAAACAATTACATTCCAGATAAAAACACATTAATAACTGTTTATTTAGCATTTAAACTAAAAAAACCTTTGATTGTTGAAGGACCTCCAGGAGTGGGTAAAACAGAACTTTCAAAGGCCATAAGCAGAAGTTTTAACATGGATTTTTTCAGGGTTCAATGCTACGAAGGAATAACCTTTGAACAAATAGTTGGGGAGTGGAACTACCAGAAACAGCTCCTGCACCTTGAAATGAATAGGATAAAGGAGATAAAGGAAACGGATCTAGATGTTTTTCATGAAGAATTTTTTATTAAAAGACCGCTACTTCAGGGTTTTATTAACCCAGATCCATCCATCATCCTCATCGATGAAATTGATAAGGCAGACGAAGAAGTTGAAAGCTTTCTTTTACAGGCCCTTGGAGAAAGTCAGATCACAGTCAACGACCTTGGGACCTTCGAACTCAACAACGATCTCATGGTTATAATGACATCCAATTCACAGCGACAACTACTAGATGAAACCAAGGACAGATGCCTGTTTTTATACATAGATTATCCAACCCCAGAGAGGGAGATGGAAATTGTAAAGGCAACCCTTCCAGACGCGTCACAAAAACTGATTGAAAGTGTTGTAAAAAGGATAAATGAACTTAGAAACATGAACCTGGTTAAAAAACCCTCGATCAGAGCCACCATTGACTGGGTTAAAACCCTCATGAATTTCAATGAAACTGAATTGAACCAGGAAAATTTCAAAGACACTGTAACAGTTGTTTTAAAGAGTGAAGATGACAAGAAAAAAGTCATGAAAAAATACTGA
- a CDS encoding VWA domain-containing protein, translating to MMKEIVNFSKVLREANFPVSVRTTQAACETYEIFKGDDENLKEALRAVYVKDKVQDKKFDKIFKSVFKGEDGDKSEEVKGADKGSNKTRKFLKAYNYKIRVQDSKPMKINLNESDITDYRPPLDDYLKPPLDDNELMKRDIKHLTTFEPELLDLCQRLGKKIANKRVRRQKLASNVHPDIRKTIRKNLKNGGALIEVVKTKPRIKKSRHFFLNDVSGSCDWVSNWFFCMVYAALNSFKLARTFEFDNKTIETTAALKEPNILDAFIKVRDMRQKNLMIHGTSNMYRAFKEFETVAKLNNKSFVLVLSDCRDWAGPKSEGKPLSSELMEYMVNKSKKVLILNPEPSNKWNIADSCVSDYEAVGAHVHEVRNLEQLADLITLI from the coding sequence ATTATGAAGGAAATCGTAAATTTTTCCAAGGTTTTAAGGGAAGCTAACTTTCCAGTTAGTGTAAGAACTACACAGGCAGCTTGTGAAACCTATGAAATCTTTAAGGGTGATGATGAAAATCTTAAGGAAGCCCTTAGAGCAGTTTATGTCAAGGACAAGGTTCAAGATAAAAAATTTGATAAAATATTCAAATCAGTGTTTAAAGGGGAAGATGGTGACAAGTCAGAGGAAGTCAAAGGTGCTGATAAAGGATCAAATAAGACCCGGAAATTTTTAAAGGCTTACAACTACAAGATTCGGGTTCAAGATTCAAAGCCCATGAAGATCAACCTGAATGAATCTGATATCACGGACTACAGACCTCCCCTTGATGACTATCTAAAACCGCCATTAGATGACAATGAACTTATGAAACGGGACATTAAACATCTGACAACCTTCGAGCCGGAGCTTCTGGATCTCTGCCAGAGACTCGGCAAAAAAATTGCAAACAAGAGGGTTCGAAGGCAAAAACTTGCAAGTAACGTGCATCCAGACATTAGGAAAACCATAAGGAAAAACTTGAAAAACGGCGGTGCACTCATTGAAGTGGTTAAAACCAAGCCCAGAATAAAGAAAAGCAGACACTTCTTTTTAAACGATGTGAGTGGCTCCTGTGACTGGGTGAGCAACTGGTTTTTTTGCATGGTTTACGCAGCTTTAAACTCTTTCAAATTAGCAAGAACATTTGAATTTGATAATAAAACCATTGAAACCACAGCAGCCCTTAAAGAACCGAATATTCTGGATGCATTTATAAAGGTGAGGGATATGCGTCAGAAAAATTTGATGATACACGGAACCTCCAACATGTACAGGGCATTCAAAGAATTCGAAACAGTTGCGAAACTCAACAACAAGTCATTTGTTCTTGTACTAAGTGATTGTAGAGATTGGGCAGGTCCTAAATCCGAGGGCAAACCATTGAGTTCTGAACTAATGGAGTACATGGTTAACAAATCCAAGAAGGTTTTAATTTTAAATCCTGAACCCAGTAACAAATGGAACATTGCAGACAGCTGTGTTTCTGATTACGAAGCTGTTGGAGCACATGTTCATGAGGTCAGAAATTTGGAACAACTGGCAGATCTCATCACACTCATCTAA
- a CDS encoding metallophosphoesterase, which produces MGFYRGKLIELPKEGHAIVVTDIHGNLTDYNKYLELWKKYGEKNFHFIITGDFIHAMGKKDDRSIDILESVMHNFKHCKNFHALLGNHEWSAISMVSVYKGGVNQSHSFIKLLKDRFGNGWEVKLEEYQNFFKKLPVAVKTDNKLFISHGGPPRRINSIEDIVHITDKGYGEDNNKLYQLLWNREENFNKEDLNNFLRVVNCNAMIVGHTPVDGVKMVYDKQLVVSSSFSLGKKSYLVINLKNNIERARDLLSMENLHWYS; this is translated from the coding sequence ATGGGGTTTTATAGGGGGAAACTTATTGAACTGCCAAAGGAAGGTCATGCAATCGTTGTAACTGATATTCATGGTAACCTCACAGACTACAATAAATACTTGGAATTATGGAAAAAATATGGCGAAAAAAATTTCCATTTTATTATAACCGGAGATTTTATACATGCCATGGGTAAAAAGGATGACAGATCCATCGATATCTTGGAATCTGTGATGCACAACTTTAAACACTGTAAAAATTTCCATGCTTTACTGGGTAACCATGAATGGTCAGCGATCTCCATGGTTTCAGTGTACAAAGGTGGTGTTAATCAGTCACACAGTTTTATAAAGTTGTTGAAGGATCGTTTTGGGAATGGTTGGGAAGTTAAACTTGAAGAGTATCAAAATTTTTTCAAAAAACTCCCAGTAGCAGTTAAAACCGATAATAAACTTTTTATAAGTCATGGCGGCCCTCCAAGACGCATTAACTCAATTGAAGATATTGTTCACATTACTGACAAGGGTTACGGAGAGGATAATAATAAACTCTACCAGTTACTTTGGAATAGGGAAGAAAACTTCAATAAAGAGGATCTAAACAATTTTCTGAGGGTGGTTAACTGCAATGCCATGATAGTTGGTCACACACCTGTTGATGGTGTTAAAATGGTGTACGATAAACAGTTAGTGGTTTCATCCAGTTTTTCACTGGGTAAAAAGTCCTATTTGGTTATAAATCTCAAGAACAACATTGAAAGGGCAAGAGATCTGCTTAGCATGGAAAATTTGCACTGGTACAGCTAG
- a CDS encoding MFS transporter produces the protein MFNKNSPTKISQNLIGFIIAFSVFIWSFSAGIVTIALPTISQYMDINTALVSWVVVAHLLVLTSFLLIFGKIGDYVGYKNIYLGGLFLFTVGSYLSGISLGITQLIASRILQGVGSAMLLSMTPAIISKVFPHTTRGKIFGFISLATTIGLSLGYGVGGIVTEYMGWHWIFFVTVPLGAAATILTYFYLPELKTGIEYRGFDLVGSILIFLAVILLIMPIEMGSKLGWTSPLIIGGLISSGVIFLIFYQWEHNYKNPLFHICLLKQKQLNISIIAGFMTSFVLTGTIFLLPFYFELILNYDTDVAGIIILLSTLLIIVVGPMSGRLADKIGSKLPAILGALLLATTMIILTLIDPTVGEFGVVLIILALIMRSLADGIFSPANNKLVMSHSPPKMVGSVSSLLNTAKYLGLVLGVVIFETIFDSTISHSSGHMEGVTGTGAFQYSVPVETLLTGFHHAFMIGVFICVLIVAASFLAKENTDVTDGLEVEPINKDIIEPES, from the coding sequence ATGTTCAACAAGAATTCCCCCACTAAAATCAGCCAAAATCTGATTGGATTTATAATTGCCTTCAGTGTTTTTATATGGTCTTTTAGTGCAGGAATAGTGACAATTGCACTGCCAACAATATCCCAGTACATGGATATTAATACCGCACTGGTGTCATGGGTAGTTGTTGCCCATCTTCTTGTTTTAACTAGTTTTCTCCTAATATTTGGTAAAATCGGGGATTATGTAGGCTACAAAAATATCTACCTGGGCGGTTTATTTTTGTTCACAGTTGGATCCTACCTCTCAGGAATATCCCTGGGCATTACCCAACTAATAGCTTCAAGAATCCTTCAGGGTGTGGGTTCTGCCATGCTGTTATCAATGACCCCTGCAATAATTTCAAAGGTTTTCCCACATACAACAAGGGGTAAAATATTCGGTTTTATTTCCCTTGCAACCACAATAGGACTTTCCCTTGGTTACGGGGTTGGTGGTATTGTAACAGAGTACATGGGATGGCATTGGATATTCTTTGTAACAGTTCCACTTGGAGCTGCAGCTACCATTTTAACCTACTTCTATCTTCCTGAACTTAAAACCGGAATTGAGTACCGTGGATTTGATCTGGTTGGATCCATTCTGATATTTTTAGCTGTTATCCTGTTGATAATGCCAATTGAAATGGGAAGTAAACTAGGTTGGACTTCACCACTTATCATAGGTGGCTTAATTTCTTCGGGAGTTATCTTTTTAATCTTCTACCAATGGGAACACAATTACAAAAATCCGCTCTTCCATATATGTCTTCTTAAACAAAAACAGCTCAATATTTCAATAATAGCAGGTTTTATGACCAGTTTCGTTTTAACAGGAACCATATTCCTTTTACCATTCTACTTTGAACTAATACTCAACTACGATACAGATGTTGCTGGAATAATAATTCTCCTATCAACACTCCTAATAATTGTTGTTGGACCCATGTCCGGAAGGTTGGCAGATAAAATTGGATCTAAATTGCCTGCAATACTCGGGGCACTTTTACTTGCCACCACCATGATAATACTCACGCTGATAGATCCCACAGTTGGAGAGTTTGGTGTTGTACTGATTATATTAGCCCTCATAATGAGATCACTGGCCGATGGAATATTTTCACCTGCAAACAACAAGCTGGTCATGAGCCACAGCCCCCCAAAAATGGTTGGGTCGGTTTCAAGCCTGTTGAACACTGCAAAATATTTAGGATTGGTGTTGGGGGTTGTTATCTTTGAAACAATATTTGACAGTACAATCAGCCACTCATCCGGACATATGGAAGGTGTCACTGGAACAGGGGCTTTCCAGTACAGTGTACCTGTTGAAACACTTCTAACAGGATTTCACCACGCATTCATGATTGGTGTGTTTATATGTGTCTTAATAGTTGCTGCATCATTCCTTGCAAAGGAAAACACCGATGTAACAGATGGACTTGAAGTGGAACCCATCAATAAAGATATAATTGAACCAGAAAGTTAA
- a CDS encoding ABC transporter substrate-binding protein, translating to MKKYLYLGLIVLAVVMVYGTYDYYTVTSDTIVVGYLPSNHHSALFVANAKGMYEKEGFKVQMVPFKNGADMIDAANKNQLDVGFCGITPITSSIDKNSTIKIVAPANEDGSGIVVQNGSNITNLKDLEGKTILEPGSGSIQDVLLRYMLMKNNVSTSNINISQFEVPLMQEALTDNRASAFIAWEPYVTQANLTGEDDVFIYSSDIWDDHPCCVIFATQNMMTKKPDQLRKFLKAHTEATDYINGNLNETSIIVSNKLGTNPNIELASLEHVKFISEPNTEYDNNLMKLVSLQQQLGYVKNNLTLSQIVNYNFLPN from the coding sequence ATGAAGAAATATTTATACTTGGGATTGATTGTACTGGCAGTTGTAATGGTATACGGAACTTATGACTACTATACAGTTACATCCGATACCATAGTGGTGGGATACCTTCCAAGCAATCATCATTCAGCACTTTTTGTTGCCAATGCCAAGGGCATGTATGAGAAGGAAGGCTTCAAGGTGCAGATGGTGCCCTTTAAAAATGGTGCAGACATGATAGATGCTGCCAACAAAAATCAATTAGATGTTGGATTTTGTGGAATAACTCCAATCACCAGTTCAATTGATAAAAATTCAACCATTAAAATTGTGGCTCCCGCAAACGAAGATGGAAGTGGAATTGTTGTTCAAAATGGGAGTAACATAACTAATTTAAAGGATCTCGAGGGAAAAACAATTTTAGAACCAGGATCCGGAAGTATTCAGGATGTTTTGTTGAGATACATGCTTATGAAGAACAACGTAAGTACGTCGAACATTAACATATCCCAATTTGAAGTACCACTCATGCAGGAGGCTTTGACTGATAATAGGGCATCTGCTTTTATTGCATGGGAACCCTACGTTACCCAGGCAAATTTAACTGGAGAAGATGATGTGTTTATTTATTCAAGCGACATATGGGATGATCATCCATGTTGCGTGATATTTGCAACCCAGAATATGATGACAAAAAAGCCTGATCAACTAAGAAAATTTTTAAAGGCCCATACCGAAGCAACTGACTACATCAATGGAAATTTGAATGAAACATCGATAATAGTTTCAAATAAGCTTGGAACTAACCCCAACATCGAACTTGCATCGTTGGAACATGTTAAATTTATTTCAGAACCAAACACAGAATACGATAATAATCTCATGAAACTGGTCAGTCTTCAACAACAGCTTGGTTACGTTAAAAATAATTTAACCCTTTCACAGATAGTGAATTATAATTTCCTACCCAACTAA
- the nucS gene encoding endonuclease NucS, whose amino-acid sequence MKFLSEENPDHQRTFEIINEGLSKKAVVVVVACCTVNYDGRARSKLGAGDRMVMIKSDGSFMVHQNINLEPVNWQPPKSNCSAVLKDGNIILEGSRRSPPERLQVVIHKTYVASYYNGKDNKDLELTGYEENMREMIFKTPDIIEEGFRPSTKEYPTSTGFIDVLGKDKNGNVVVLELKSRRAGINAVKQLKRYLDDFSDHKEFVRGILVAPSVTDDAAELLEGFKLEFKPLDPPREFGADKNLTLDFFSKTQDTKT is encoded by the coding sequence ATGAAATTTTTGTCGGAAGAAAATCCAGATCATCAGCGTACATTTGAGATAATTAATGAGGGACTGTCAAAGAAGGCGGTTGTTGTAGTAGTTGCATGTTGCACTGTGAACTATGATGGTAGGGCTAGAAGTAAACTTGGAGCAGGGGATAGGATGGTTATGATCAAGTCAGATGGTTCTTTCATGGTTCACCAGAACATCAACCTAGAACCAGTGAATTGGCAACCTCCAAAATCCAACTGCAGTGCAGTTTTAAAGGATGGAAACATAATACTCGAAGGCAGTAGAAGAAGTCCTCCAGAAAGGCTGCAGGTGGTAATTCACAAGACATACGTGGCATCCTACTACAATGGAAAGGATAACAAGGATTTGGAGTTGACTGGCTATGAAGAAAATATGCGTGAAATGATATTTAAAACTCCTGATATTATTGAAGAAGGATTTAGACCCTCAACTAAGGAATATCCCACATCAACAGGATTTATTGATGTGCTGGGAAAGGATAAAAATGGCAATGTTGTGGTGCTCGAACTTAAAAGTCGTAGGGCCGGGATAAATGCTGTTAAACAATTAAAACGCTATTTGGATGATTTTTCTGATCACAAGGAATTTGTTAGGGGAATTCTGGTGGCACCATCTGTAACAGATGATGCAGCCGAACTTCTTGAAGGTTTCAAACTAGAATTTAAACCATTAGACCCTCCCAGAGAATTTGGGGCAGATAAAAATCTCACGTTGGATTTCTTTTCCAAGACACAAGATACTAAAACTTAA
- a CDS encoding cobalamin B12-binding domain-containing protein, translating into MLKDANELAIEIVDKQFETKNKFYKFYGESEFNKYIEDTEYSLSYLFEAIEASSPELFEDYISWERIFLVNLGMPEELLKERLEVMEDVIIRNLSPERSSLAVKYIEDSIDHLTEPSKYVSFVNEDQPLVKLLEQYIDLLLKGDRHSAGKMVIEAVDNGISVKDIYLNVFQSSLYEIGRLWQENKITVAQEHYFTAATQLIMSQLYPYISRTKKTGKVLVATSVSKELHEIGVRMVADFFEMDGWKTIYLGANTPGDGVIESITTNHADLLLISATISSNIGEVVRLIRNVRSCSQCGEPKIIVGGYPFGVDKELWKKVGADGQAENAENAVLLANSIVSEGYDSF; encoded by the coding sequence TTGTTGAAAGATGCGAATGAACTGGCAATTGAAATTGTAGATAAACAGTTCGAAACAAAGAACAAATTTTACAAGTTTTATGGCGAATCAGAGTTTAATAAATACATCGAAGATACTGAGTACAGTCTTTCATATCTTTTTGAAGCAATTGAAGCATCCAGCCCCGAACTCTTTGAAGATTATATTTCGTGGGAGAGAATATTTCTGGTGAATCTTGGAATGCCTGAAGAACTTTTGAAGGAAAGGTTGGAAGTCATGGAAGATGTCATCATCAGAAATTTATCCCCTGAAAGGAGCAGTCTTGCTGTTAAATATATTGAAGACAGTATAGATCATCTCACAGAACCCTCCAAGTATGTTTCATTTGTAAATGAGGATCAACCCCTTGTAAAACTGTTAGAACAGTACATTGACCTGCTTCTTAAAGGTGATCGTCATTCAGCCGGGAAAATGGTGATTGAAGCTGTTGATAATGGGATCAGTGTCAAGGATATTTATCTGAATGTTTTTCAAAGTTCTCTCTATGAAATTGGGAGACTTTGGCAGGAAAATAAAATTACAGTTGCACAGGAACACTACTTCACCGCCGCAACACAGCTTATAATGTCCCAACTCTATCCCTACATATCAAGAACCAAAAAAACTGGAAAAGTTTTGGTTGCAACCAGTGTAAGTAAAGAGCTTCACGAGATTGGGGTGAGGATGGTTGCTGATTTCTTTGAAATGGACGGATGGAAAACAATATATTTAGGTGCAAACACCCCAGGGGATGGGGTTATTGAATCCATCACCACCAACCATGCTGATTTACTTCTTATCTCTGCAACCATCAGTTCTAACATAGGTGAGGTTGTGAGGCTCATTAGAAATGTGCGTTCATGTTCACAGTGCGGTGAACCTAAGATAATTGTGGGAGGTTATCCATTCGGTGTGGATAAAGAGCTTTGGAAGAAAGTTGGTGCCGATGGCCAGGCTGAAAATGCTGAAAATGCGGTTTTACTCGCAAACAGCATAGTTTCAGAAGGTTATGACAGTTTTTAG
- a CDS encoding FAD-dependent oxidoreductase, whose amino-acid sequence MDMKDVIVVGTGAGGATVGRELIKRGMKVTFIERGPSDTTGNAYKHYDNCDVGVELLKTSCVGGTTLVTAGNAVRTCQEPFKKLGIDLETEFNEIEAEMGVSKLPDSHFGDGTNLIMKTAKELGFNTQKMPKFIEPQECKPCGKCAFGCPRNAKWTSQEYVNDSLNKGAKLVTDTNVTELIIKNNEIKGVKTQDKEFYADHVVLAAGGIETPRILRRSNIEAGNHLFVDSFITVGGLLKDIKFDTEVTMNSLISLGDVILAPHYSEMLVNNLREFDARSSDILGMMVKIGDEPSGKVREDHIQKFSTSKDVGLLAKGAAVAAAILKESGVDPKTLTSTIARGAHPGGTAAIGEVVDKNLETEVSGLFVSDASVFPWAPGAPPVLTIVALAKRLGNYIGSV is encoded by the coding sequence ATGGATATGAAAGATGTTATCGTTGTTGGAACAGGTGCCGGCGGTGCCACAGTTGGAAGGGAACTGATAAAAAGGGGAATGAAAGTAACCTTCATTGAAAGGGGTCCCAGTGATACCACTGGAAATGCATACAAACACTACGATAATTGTGATGTGGGTGTGGAGCTCTTAAAAACATCATGTGTCGGAGGAACCACTCTTGTCACAGCAGGAAATGCTGTTAGAACATGTCAGGAACCATTTAAGAAACTAGGTATCGATCTTGAAACTGAGTTTAATGAAATTGAAGCAGAAATGGGAGTTTCAAAACTCCCAGATTCACATTTTGGTGATGGTACCAATCTTATAATGAAAACTGCAAAGGAATTAGGATTTAACACCCAAAAAATGCCCAAGTTCATTGAACCACAAGAATGTAAACCCTGTGGAAAATGTGCATTTGGATGTCCAAGGAATGCTAAATGGACGAGTCAAGAGTACGTTAACGATTCATTAAATAAAGGAGCTAAACTGGTAACAGACACCAACGTCACAGAGTTAATCATTAAAAATAATGAAATTAAAGGGGTTAAAACTCAGGATAAAGAATTTTACGCAGACCACGTTGTTCTTGCAGCTGGAGGGATTGAAACTCCCAGAATCTTAAGAAGGAGCAACATTGAAGCTGGAAATCATCTCTTTGTAGACAGTTTCATAACGGTTGGTGGGCTTTTAAAGGATATTAAGTTCGATACCGAAGTTACCATGAACTCCCTCATAAGTTTGGGCGATGTTATTTTAGCCCCACATTATTCTGAGATGCTGGTTAACAATCTGAGAGAATTTGATGCCCGAAGTAGTGATATTCTTGGGATGATGGTGAAGATCGGGGATGAACCATCTGGAAAGGTTCGCGAAGACCACATCCAAAAGTTCAGCACTTCCAAGGATGTTGGTTTACTTGCAAAGGGTGCTGCAGTTGCAGCAGCCATACTCAAAGAATCAGGAGTTGATCCAAAAACCTTGACCAGCACCATAGCCAGGGGTGCACATCCAGGTGGAACCGCAGCAATAGGAGAAGTAGTGGATAAAAATCTTGAAACAGAAGTTTCAGGCTTGTTTGTTTCAGATGCAAGTGTATTTCCATGGGCTCCAGGTGCACCACCAGTACTCACCATAGTTGCACTGGCAAAGAGGCTTGGAAACTACATTGGATCTGTTTGA
- a CDS encoding tautomerase family protein gives MPMVKIEVLEGKTSDYKKSVLNSIKNAIKDAVAVDEIKIVQRLYEISEETCTIPSDRSKNLTIIEITLYPGRTESTKKKLFKEIVKNLSEDPGIEAGDIITVLLEPPMENWLFKYPD, from the coding sequence ATGCCAATGGTAAAAATTGAAGTTTTAGAAGGTAAAACATCAGACTACAAAAAATCTGTATTAAACAGTATTAAAAATGCAATTAAAGATGCTGTGGCTGTTGATGAAATTAAAATAGTCCAAAGATTATATGAAATTTCAGAAGAAACCTGCACCATACCATCTGACAGAAGTAAAAACTTAACGATCATTGAAATAACCCTTTACCCTGGAAGGACTGAATCAACAAAAAAGAAGCTCTTCAAGGAAATAGTTAAAAATCTGTCTGAAGATCCTGGAATTGAAGCTGGAGATATCATAACAGTACTTCTTGAACCTCCAATGGAAAATTGGTTGTTTAAGTACCCTGACTGA
- a CDS encoding histidine kinase dimerization/phosphoacceptor domain -containing protein, protein MTNEKILVVEDEELIGQDIKFLLEDLGYEVPDLVPSGEEAIQKAMETNADLVLMDIMLEGDMDGIEAANRINNQYGIPVIYLTAYRNEEIFNRAKLSEPYAYIVKPFEERELKTNVEIVLNRHKAEQERIKLTELTAKNEILKRSLNEQETLLREIHHRVNNNMQIISSMLSLQSTQVKDPSDLLLFKDSQNRVKSMAKVHERLYQSYDLSTIKFADYCKSLLTDLFSSHRAPPSVRLKLDIDNVPFNMETAIPCGLLINELVSNSLKYAFPDKNGEIAVSLKHYNQNQYLLTISDNGIGIPDDIDFENGPSLGFRLVHNLTNQLEGEIELFKNGGTTFKLLFMELVYETRSGIKDTITTAYRSRELRETAERILNNRIDDIETIPQDYHELLQDLQVHQIEVEMQKEELKTSKREILESRKKYLDLYNSSPVGYLSLGKDCIIKEINDTGASMLGISLGGLINTSFLSFLRSDSRLIFENYNDKAIRTWKKQKYRMALLRAEGNEFDAYVEVTPIINSDGTFKEFQMTLIDFSRF, encoded by the coding sequence ATGACTAACGAAAAGATATTGGTTGTTGAAGATGAAGAACTCATAGGCCAAGACATCAAATTTTTGCTGGAAGATCTTGGATATGAAGTGCCAGATCTGGTACCCTCTGGAGAGGAAGCAATTCAGAAGGCAATGGAAACCAATGCAGATTTAGTTCTCATGGACATCATGCTAGAGGGGGATATGGATGGTATTGAGGCAGCCAACAGGATCAACAACCAATATGGAATTCCAGTTATCTACCTCACAGCCTACAGAAACGAGGAAATTTTCAACAGGGCAAAACTATCAGAACCCTACGCATACATTGTAAAACCCTTTGAAGAACGTGAACTCAAAACCAACGTAGAAATAGTTTTAAACAGACACAAAGCAGAACAGGAACGCATAAAACTCACCGAGCTCACCGCAAAAAATGAGATACTGAAGAGATCATTGAATGAACAAGAAACCCTGCTCAGGGAAATTCATCACAGGGTAAACAACAACATGCAGATAATAAGCAGCATGTTGTCACTTCAATCAACACAGGTAAAGGATCCAAGTGATTTGCTGCTGTTTAAAGACAGTCAGAACAGGGTTAAATCCATGGCAAAGGTTCATGAAAGACTTTATCAATCCTACGATCTTTCCACCATCAAATTTGCAGACTACTGTAAAAGCCTCTTAACAGATCTTTTCAGTTCACACAGAGCTCCTCCAAGTGTGAGGCTCAAACTAGACATAGATAATGTTCCATTCAATATGGAAACTGCAATTCCCTGCGGACTGCTCATAAACGAACTGGTTTCAAATTCCCTTAAATACGCATTTCCAGATAAAAATGGGGAAATAGCAGTGAGTCTCAAACACTACAACCAAAATCAATACTTGCTTACCATAAGCGACAATGGAATTGGAATACCGGATGATATAGATTTTGAAAATGGTCCATCTTTAGGATTTAGATTAGTTCATAACCTCACAAATCAGCTTGAAGGTGAAATTGAACTCTTTAAGAATGGTGGAACAACATTCAAACTGCTTTTCATGGAACTTGTTTACGAAACAAGATCTGGAATAAAGGATACCATAACCACGGCCTACAGGTCCAGAGAACTTCGTGAAACAGCTGAAAGAATATTGAACAATAGAATTGATGATATTGAAACAATACCTCAGGATTACCATGAACTGCTGCAGGATCTGCAGGTTCACCAGATAGAGGTGGAAATGCAGAAGGAAGAACTCAAAACATCCAAAAGGGAAATTTTAGAATCCAGAAAAAAATATCTAGATCTCTACAATTCCTCACCTGTAGGATATCTGTCCCTTGGAAAGGACTGTATAATCAAGGAAATAAATGATACTGGTGCTTCAATGTTGGGAATATCACTCGGAGGACTTATAAACACCTCATTTTTAAGCTTTCTACGATCAGATTCACGGTTAATATTTGAAAATTACAACGACAAAGCAATAAGAACATGGAAAAAGCAGAAGTATCGAATGGCACTTTTAAGGGCTGAAGGAAATGAATTTGATGCATACGTAGAAGTAACTCCTATTATAAATTCCGATGGAACTTTCAAGGAATTTCAAATGACATTAATAGATTTTAGCAGGTTTTAA